Within the Gracilinema caldarium DSM 7334 genome, the region TCCAAGGCGGTGGAAGCCCATGGTGTGGTGCGGAATGGCAGTTTCCGGGGCTCAAGCCGGGTCCGTGATGAGGCAATACGGAACCTGGTGCGGGAACAGGTCCTGGAAATTATTCAGGGAGCATAGAGGTCCCCATAATTGTTGTGAAAACATTGTAACCCCATAGGGGTTCTGCTGTTTACTGTTATGACGAGGGCGTGCGGCGAGACTTGTGTTTGAGCTCCGGTCGGTTTCCTCCTCCTGACCGGGGCTCGCTTTTTTTGTGTGGTGCCTCTGGCTTTTGATGTGCCGAGCTTGCAGTACCCGGTATCAGACAGTTCGGTCTGTTTCCGATTAAATCTTCCCTTCCTGCCTGTATCAAAGCTTCACGAACCAGGGGCCAGTTTTCCGGTTTATCGAATTGAAGCAGAGCTCTTTGTAGTTTTCGTTCCCGTTCGCCTCGGCTTACCGTGATTGGTCCCATGGTGCGGGGGTCTAGGCCTGTGTAATACATGGCTGTCGAAAGAGTCCCCGGGGTTGGGTAAAAATCCTGCACCTGGTCAGGGATAAAGCCCGTTTTTTTGAGATATTCGGCCAGTTCTATGGCCTCATTGAGACCGGAGCCCGGGTGGCTCGCGATGAAATAGGGTATGAGATATTGTTTTAAACCCAGCTTCCGGTTAATCGCTTCAAATTTTTTTCTAAATTGTTCATAGACCCGGTTGCCGCTTTTTCCCATGATATTGAGTACCGTATCTGATACATGCTCCGGGGCTACCTTGAGCTGGCCTGAAACATGATAAGCGCAGAGTTCTTCGAGAAAAGCTTCGCCAAAGTTGTGGTCCAGCAGAAGGTAATCGAAACGGATGCCCGATCGGATAAATACCTTTTTAATGCCGGGTAAAGCCCTCAGTTTTCGAAGTACCTCCAGGTATTCCCGGTGATCCGCTCTAAGGGTAGAGCAGGCTTCCGGAGAAAGGCATTCTTTTGTTGTGCAGGCGCCGCCTTTAGCCTGTTTGGGACAGGGGGGCCTGAAAAAGTTTGCTGTTGGGCCTCCTACATCGTGAATATAGCCCTTAAACTCTGGCAGTTCTCGAAGCAGCGCTGCTTCCCGGAGAAGGCTTTTCTGACTGCGGCCTCGAACTACCCGGCCCTGATGAAAGGTGATGGCGCAGAAGGAACAACTGCCGTAACAGCCCCGGCTCGAAACGAGGGAAAAGGCTACTTCGGTCAGGGCCGGGATGCCTCCAGCCTGCTGGTAGACCGGATGGGACTGACGGGTGTAGGGAAGCTCATAGATATGGTCTAGTTCTTCTGTAGTGGGAGGAAGAGGCGGTGGATTTTGGATAACCCAGCGGGTGTCGGTTTTTTCGATGAGTATCTTTCCCGAAATGGGGTCCGCATGTTCTTTCTGGAGCATGAAATGCCAGGCATAGGCACGCTTGCCCGTCTCATCGGGACGGGCCACCGTTTCGAAGTCAGGGAGCCGAACAGTACAATGAGGATCGAGCAGTGGTTCTCCATAGTTAAAAACGCAGGTCCCCCGTACATCGGTAATGGTATGAATTGGCTCCCCTGCGGCAAGACGCCGGGCTATTTCAGTGATTGGTTTTTCTCCCATGCCATAGACCAGGAGATCCGCCTTGGAATCGAGGAGTATGGAGCGGCGAACCTTATCGGTCCAGTAGTCGTAATGGACAAGCCGGCGGAGGCTGGCTTCTATACCTCCGATGATGACAGGGACTCCCTTGCAAACACTGCGGATACCCTCCACGTACTTGAGGGTAGCCCGGTCAGGCCGGTATCCCGCTTTGCCGCCCGGTGAGTAAGCATCTTCTGACCGCTTGCGGCGGTTGGCTGTATAGTGGGCCACCATGGAATCCATGTTGCCTGCTCCAACGAGGAATGCGAGCCGGGGTACTCCCAAAGCAAGATAGCTTTGAGGATTCGTCCAGTCCGGCTGGGCTATGATGCCCACCCGATAGCCCTCAGCTTCGAGCACTCTGCCGATAACGGCAGCAGCAAAGGATGGATGGTCCACATAAGCATCCCCCGAGATAAAGACAAAATCGAGGCTGTCCCAGCCCCGTTCTGCCAGATCTTCCTGAGATATGGGTAAAAACTGTGTTCTTAAGGGGTTATAGGTATGGGACACTACAGACAGAGGCGCTTATACACCGATAACAGAGCTAACTTCAGGAACAACCTTTTTTAGGTATTTTTCAATCCCCATTCGCAGGGTCATCTGGGACATAGGGCAGGAACCGCAGGCACCAGTAAGTTTAAGAGAGACCACCCCGTCTTCGCTTACGGAAACAAATTCCACATCACCCCCATCGGCCTGGAGTGAGGGGCGTACATCTTCTAGGGCTGTTTTTATTCGTTCTTCGAGCATACATCCTCCATAATGAGAACCTTAGTATAACTATAAGCTATTAGTCCTGCAAGGGATCTGAGGATGAGCTTAATAATGAGGCGGTTTGCGGTTGGGGATTTCTTCCAGTTCCTTAGTAAGAAGGAGTATTTTATCTTTAAGCACCCGGTGTTCCTGTTGTAATTTCTCCGCGAGCCTGTTTTGTTCTACCACAACCGCCTGCAGCCGCTCAACAAAGTCCTCGATGTAGGCGAGCTTAATCTCTAGCCGGTCCAGCCGTTCATCAACCTGCATGATGATTTCTTCCTTAAGATGGGATGATAGCCTATGAGTATAGAGTAGGTCTATAAGCGAATATTGTCCGACTTTTTGTCGCACCATTGAAGGTGAATGTATGAAATCGTATACTTGTTGCAAGATACTTTTTCTGGCCCCAAGGAGGACCCCATGAGTGATGATTTTGATTTTACCGTTGAGGATCTTGGCAAACGAACCATAGAATCTCCCATAAGTCTTTCCCGGATTTCCGGTGATTTTATAGCAAATTATGTAAGTGACGAAGAGTTTGTCCGCTACCGG harbors:
- a CDS encoding NifU family protein, coding for MLEERIKTALEDVRPSLQADGGDVEFVSVSEDGVVSLKLTGACGSCPMSQMTLRMGIEKYLKKVVPEVSSVIGV
- a CDS encoding SlyX family protein; this encodes MVRQKVGQYSLIDLLYTHRLSSHLKEEIIMQVDERLDRLEIKLAYIEDFVERLQAVVVEQNRLAEKLQQEHRVLKDKILLLTKELEEIPNRKPPHY
- a CDS encoding YgiQ family radical SAM protein: MSHTYNPLRTQFLPISQEDLAERGWDSLDFVFISGDAYVDHPSFAAAVIGRVLEAEGYRVGIIAQPDWTNPQSYLALGVPRLAFLVGAGNMDSMVAHYTANRRKRSEDAYSPGGKAGYRPDRATLKYVEGIRSVCKGVPVIIGGIEASLRRLVHYDYWTDKVRRSILLDSKADLLVYGMGEKPITEIARRLAAGEPIHTITDVRGTCVFNYGEPLLDPHCTVRLPDFETVARPDETGKRAYAWHFMLQKEHADPISGKILIEKTDTRWVIQNPPPLPPTTEELDHIYELPYTRQSHPVYQQAGGIPALTEVAFSLVSSRGCYGSCSFCAITFHQGRVVRGRSQKSLLREAALLRELPEFKGYIHDVGGPTANFFRPPCPKQAKGGACTTKECLSPEACSTLRADHREYLEVLRKLRALPGIKKVFIRSGIRFDYLLLDHNFGEAFLEELCAYHVSGQLKVAPEHVSDTVLNIMGKSGNRVYEQFRKKFEAINRKLGLKQYLIPYFIASHPGSGLNEAIELAEYLKKTGFIPDQVQDFYPTPGTLSTAMYYTGLDPRTMGPITVSRGERERKLQRALLQFDKPENWPLVREALIQAGREDLIGNRPNCLIPGTASSAHQKPEAPHKKSEPRSGGGNRPELKHKSRRTPSS